A single region of the Sorex araneus isolate mSorAra2 chromosome 7, mSorAra2.pri, whole genome shotgun sequence genome encodes:
- the LOC129406472 gene encoding cell division control protein 42 homolog: MQTIKCVVVGDGAVGKTCLLISYTTNKFPSEYVPTVFDNYAVTLVIGGKPYTLGLFDTAGQEDYDRLRPLSYPQTDVFLVCFSVVSPSSFENMKEKWVAEITHHCPKTPFLLVGTQIDLRDDPSTTEKLAKNKQKPITPETAEKLARDLKAVKYMECSALTQKGLEDVFDEAILAALEPPEPKKSCRCVLLCTSLQSPFCTAGVGIILKAMFKSN; the protein is encoded by the coding sequence ATGCAGACAATTAAGTGTGTTGTTGTGGGTGATGGTGCCGTTGGTAAAACATGTCTCCTGATATCCTATACAACAAACAAATTTCCGTCTGAGTATGTACCAACGGTTTTTGACAACTATGCAGTCACTCTTGTGATTGGTGGAAAGCCATATACTCTGGGACTTTTTGATACGGCAGGGCAAGAGGATTATGACAGATTACGGCCACTGAGTTACCCACAAACAGATGTATTTTTAGTCTGCTTTTCAGTGGTCTCTCCATCctcatttgaaaatatgaaagaaaagtgGGTGGCTGAGATAACTCACCACTGTCCGAAGACTCCTTTCTTACTTGTTGGGACCCAAATTGATCTCAGAGATGACCCCTCTACTACTGAAAAACTTGCCAAGAACAAACAGAAGCCTATCACTCCAGAGACTGCGGAAAAGCTGGCGCGCGACCTGAAGGCTGTTAAATATATGGAGTGCTCTGCACTCACACAGAAAGGCCTAGAGGATGTATTTGATGAAGCAATATTGGCTGCCCTGGAGCCTCCAGAGCCGAAGAAGAGCTGCAGGTGTGTGCTGCTATGCACGTCTCTCCAGAGTCCTTTCTGCACAGCTGGTGTCGGCATCATACTAAAAGCAATGTTTAAATCAaactaa